In one Aeromicrobium erythreum genomic region, the following are encoded:
- a CDS encoding DUF1232 domain-containing protein yields the protein MSTWSVVAAVVGGLVLLWAVLVGLLWVAARRTSQRVDLRDLLRLVPDLVRLTHRLARDPSLPRGVRVRLGALLLYLALPIDLVPDVIPVVGYADDVVVVALVLRSVVRLAGPEAIERHWPGTDVGLAAVLRLAGVTSGAAS from the coding sequence ATGAGCACCTGGAGCGTCGTCGCGGCCGTGGTCGGCGGCCTCGTGCTGCTCTGGGCTGTCCTCGTCGGGCTGCTGTGGGTCGCGGCACGACGCACGTCGCAGCGGGTCGACCTGCGCGACCTGCTGCGCCTCGTGCCCGACCTCGTCCGCCTCACGCACCGCCTCGCCCGCGACCCGTCCCTACCGCGCGGCGTCCGGGTGCGGCTGGGCGCGCTGCTCCTCTACTTGGCGCTGCCGATCGACCTCGTGCCCGACGTCATCCCGGTGGTCGGGTACGCCGACGACGTGGTCGTGGTCGCGCTGGTGCTGAGGTCGGTGGTGCGGCTCGCCGGGCCCGAGGCCATCGAGCGCCACTGGCCGGGCACCGACGTCGGCCTCGCCGCCGTCCTGCGCCTCGCCGGCGTCACGTCGGGGGCTGCGTCGTGA
- a CDS encoding TraR/DksA family transcriptional regulator: MTDAAARLEDERRRLLASITSRDADVAGIVAAREGSNVDDEHDPEGATIAFERSQADHAADSARRRLAAVESALRRVEDGTYGVCEVCGRPIGEGRLEALPATARCVRCAARGDR; this comes from the coding sequence GTGACCGACGCGGCCGCACGTCTGGAGGACGAGCGTCGACGCCTGCTCGCGTCGATCACGTCGCGCGACGCCGACGTCGCCGGCATCGTCGCCGCCCGCGAGGGGTCCAACGTCGACGACGAGCACGACCCGGAGGGAGCCACGATCGCCTTCGAGCGGTCGCAGGCCGACCACGCTGCCGACAGCGCCCGCCGCCGCCTGGCCGCCGTCGAGTCGGCCCTGCGCCGGGTGGAGGACGGCACCTACGGCGTCTGCGAGGTGTGCGGTCGCCCGATCGGGGAGGGCCGGCTCGAGGCCCTCCCGGCGACTGCGCGGTGCGTGCGGTGCGCGGCACGAGGCGACCGATAG
- a CDS encoding HNH endonuclease signature motif containing protein, which produces MAVTALETGMIEACVRALEGTLDATPTSSWAGTDPAVARDLLTRLARVEARISAHTMAAARVLEKARQTARNDSGNDSPGTGTGTSTGATISIDFGGDRHGASDLVNTANRIEEQTTHTEAALAAGDITAKQADVIARALASLPDDVLDAQRDTCERTLLKDAQKLTLKDLRARARRITDAYKTSEDEVDADEDTLLRQQEEQARAKTSFSMWDNRDGTYTGRFTLPEAQAVMLKTALDALAAPHQKVGTVNAATGEHDEVGFGQSYPQRLGHAFASLVELLPADRLPSNGGVSAVVTVNLDLNTLMGGLKAAGLSDGTRISAEQARRLACTAQLVPMVLNGRSLPLDLGSANRYFNQSSRRALERRDGGCTAPGCDRDPRWCESHHLTPHAISRTTDIRDGALLCTFHHHRVHDQGWAGRINPTDGVVEWRLPGSSTWHRNHRYRP; this is translated from the coding sequence ATGGCCGTCACCGCACTCGAGACCGGCATGATCGAGGCGTGCGTGCGGGCCCTGGAGGGCACGCTGGACGCCACGCCCACGTCGAGCTGGGCCGGCACGGACCCCGCGGTCGCGCGTGACCTGCTCACCCGGCTGGCCAGGGTCGAGGCGCGGATCAGCGCCCACACGATGGCCGCCGCCCGAGTCCTCGAGAAGGCGCGGCAGACAGCACGGAACGACTCCGGCAACGACAGTCCCGGTACCGGGACCGGGACCTCCACCGGCGCGACGATCTCGATCGACTTTGGCGGTGACCGGCACGGCGCGTCCGACCTGGTCAACACCGCGAACCGGATCGAGGAGCAGACCACGCACACCGAGGCCGCCCTCGCGGCCGGTGACATCACGGCCAAGCAGGCCGACGTCATCGCCCGGGCGCTGGCCTCACTGCCTGACGACGTGCTCGACGCCCAGCGCGACACCTGCGAACGCACGCTGCTGAAGGACGCGCAGAAGCTCACCCTGAAGGACCTGCGAGCACGGGCCCGACGCATCACCGACGCCTACAAGACCTCTGAGGATGAGGTCGACGCCGACGAGGACACGCTCCTGCGCCAGCAGGAAGAGCAGGCCCGCGCGAAGACCAGCTTCTCGATGTGGGACAACCGCGACGGCACGTACACCGGTCGCTTCACCCTCCCCGAGGCTCAGGCCGTCATGCTCAAGACCGCCCTCGACGCCCTCGCCGCACCCCACCAGAAGGTCGGCACCGTCAACGCCGCCACCGGCGAGCACGACGAGGTGGGATTCGGCCAGTCCTACCCCCAGCGCCTCGGCCACGCGTTCGCCTCCCTCGTCGAGCTGCTGCCCGCCGACCGGCTGCCCTCCAACGGCGGCGTCTCCGCCGTGGTCACCGTCAACCTCGACCTGAACACGCTGATGGGTGGCCTCAAGGCCGCCGGACTCTCGGACGGCACCCGCATCTCCGCCGAGCAGGCCCGCCGGCTCGCGTGCACCGCCCAGCTCGTCCCCATGGTCCTCAACGGACGCTCGCTCCCCCTCGACCTCGGGTCGGCGAACCGGTACTTCAACCAGTCGTCACGAAGAGCGCTCGAACGCAGGGACGGTGGCTGCACGGCCCCGGGGTGTGACCGGGACCCGAGGTGGTGCGAGAGCCACCACCTCACACCCCATGCGATATCGAGAACCACCGACATCAGGGACGGCGCACTGCTGTGCACCTTCCACCACCACCGCGTCCACGACCAAGGCTGGGCCGGACGCATCAACCCGACCGACGGAGTCGTCGAGTGGCGCCTGCCCGGGTCGAGCACCTGGCACCGCAACCACCGCTACCGACCCTGA
- a CDS encoding PaaI family thioesterase yields the protein MSALSAEQLEHLQRLSGLEFLRTAFAAEDRPPFIGDLLGLEVESLEEGAVAFSVPTKATFANPLGSLHGGICATLLDSVMGCAVHSTLEAGVGYGTLELKVNYIRTVPVDGARLVGTGRTIHVGRQVATAEGSIVDASGRLVAHGTTTCMIYR from the coding sequence ATGTCCGCTCTCTCCGCGGAGCAGCTCGAGCACCTCCAGCGTCTGAGCGGCCTGGAGTTCCTGCGCACCGCCTTCGCGGCGGAGGACCGTCCGCCGTTCATCGGTGACCTGCTGGGCCTGGAGGTGGAGTCGTTGGAGGAGGGTGCGGTGGCGTTCTCGGTGCCGACGAAGGCGACGTTCGCGAACCCGCTCGGCTCCTTGCACGGCGGCATCTGTGCGACGCTGCTGGACTCGGTGATGGGGTGCGCCGTCCACTCGACCCTCGAGGCCGGGGTGGGCTACGGCACGCTCGAGCTGAAGGTGAACTACATCCGGACGGTGCCGGTGGACGGCGCGCGTCTCGTGGGCACGGGCCGGACGATCCACGTGGGCCGCCAGGTGGCGACGGCGGAAGGCTCGATCGTCGACGCCTCCGGCCGTCTGGTCGCCCACGGCACGACCACCTGCATGATCTACCGCTGA
- a CDS encoding TetR/AcrR family transcriptional regulator yields MPPGPRDRLVAATIDLVRERGVHGTGLADVLERSGTARASIYQHFPGGKGQLVAEAVRVAGDHLERVADRGPDAGASTRGAAMVEALLDWWSREITRHGGERGCPVAAAAVDADPLVRAAADGVFARLHRRLADEVGDAGLAGFVLSAVEGAVLRSRAAQDPAALEEARHQVRRLLA; encoded by the coding sequence ATGCCCCCAGGACCTCGAGACCGGCTCGTTGCCGCGACCATCGACCTGGTCCGCGAGCGGGGCGTGCACGGCACCGGGCTGGCTGACGTGCTCGAGCGCAGCGGGACGGCCCGAGCGTCGATCTACCAGCACTTCCCCGGCGGCAAGGGCCAGCTGGTCGCCGAGGCCGTGCGGGTGGCCGGCGACCACCTCGAGCGCGTGGCGGACCGCGGCCCGGACGCGGGCGCCTCGACGCGGGGAGCCGCCATGGTCGAGGCCCTGCTCGACTGGTGGTCGCGCGAGATCACCCGGCACGGCGGCGAGCGCGGCTGCCCGGTGGCCGCTGCGGCCGTCGACGCCGACCCGCTCGTCCGCGCCGCAGCCGACGGGGTGTTCGCGCGCCTGCACCGACGCCTGGCCGACGAGGTGGGCGACGCCGGGCTCGCCGGCTTCGTGCTGAGCGCCGTGGAGGGGGCGGTGCTGCGCTCGCGCGCGGCGCAGGACCCGGCGGCGCTCGAGGAGGCACGCCACCAGGTGCGGCGCCTGCTTGCCTAG
- a CDS encoding Ppx/GppA phosphatase family protein: protein MPDALRVAAMDCGTNSLRLLVTDVRGDQKRDVVREMRVVRLGQGVDETGRFHPDALERTLAVTREFGELTTVLGAERVRFCATSAARDASNAEELSDGVRSVLGIDLEVLSGEEEARASFLGATRSLAGPALVVDIGGGSTELVVGADGDVGWSHSFDVGSVRLTERFLRSDPASIDEVTALESYLDDVLTPRLSGLDPVSTLVGVAGTITTVAAHALELPSYDSSQIHGARISVDDVRTACLSLLRMSVADRRALPFMHPGRADVIGAGAMILDAVLGSVPLATDEVLVSEHDILDGIAWGAAAS, encoded by the coding sequence ATGCCGGATGCCCTCCGCGTGGCCGCGATGGACTGTGGGACGAACTCGTTGCGCCTGCTCGTCACCGACGTGCGTGGCGACCAGAAGCGCGACGTCGTGCGCGAGATGCGGGTCGTCCGCCTCGGGCAGGGCGTCGACGAGACCGGTCGCTTCCACCCCGACGCGCTGGAGCGCACGCTCGCCGTCACCCGCGAGTTCGGCGAGCTGACCACCGTGCTGGGCGCCGAGCGGGTGCGCTTCTGCGCGACGTCGGCCGCCCGTGACGCGTCGAACGCCGAGGAGCTGAGCGACGGCGTGCGTTCGGTGCTGGGCATCGACCTCGAGGTGCTGTCGGGCGAGGAGGAGGCCCGCGCCTCGTTCCTCGGGGCGACGCGCTCGCTGGCGGGACCGGCCCTCGTCGTCGACATCGGCGGCGGCTCGACGGAGCTGGTGGTCGGTGCCGACGGCGACGTCGGCTGGTCGCACTCCTTCGACGTCGGATCGGTGCGGCTGACCGAGCGGTTCCTGCGCAGCGACCCCGCCTCGATCGACGAGGTGACCGCACTCGAGTCCTACCTCGACGACGTGCTGACACCCCGGCTGTCAGGGCTCGACCCGGTGAGCACCCTCGTGGGGGTGGCGGGGACCATCACGACGGTCGCCGCCCACGCCCTGGAGCTCCCGTCGTACGACTCGTCGCAGATCCACGGCGCCCGCATCTCCGTCGACGACGTCCGCACCGCCTGCCTGTCGCTGCTGCGCATGTCGGTGGCGGACCGTCGCGCCCTGCCGTTCATGCACCCGGGTCGCGCCGACGTGATCGGCGCCGGCGCGATGATCCTCGACGCCGTCCTTGGCTCCGTCCCCCTCGCCACCGACGAGGTGCTGGTGAGCGAGCACGACATCCTCGACGGCATCGCCTGGGGCGCGGCAGCCTCCTAG
- a CDS encoding cation:dicarboxylate symporter family transporter, with the protein MTSTTPQARTRRDRTHYLYIAVIAAVLAGIAVGFAAPDFAKELKPLGEGFVKLIKMMIGPVIFCTIVLGVGSVRSAAQVGKVGGMALGYFITMSTFALAIGLAVGNILHPGEGLQITPEGAAKAAESAGGEKQTTAEFILHMIPDTMVSSLTSGDVLQALFVALLVGFALQAMGRAGEPILVGVGYLQKLVFRVLAMIMWLAPIGAFGAIAAVVGETGMDALRSLAVLMVGFYITCFLFVFGILGALLKAVTGINIFSLLKYLGREFLLIVSTSSSESALPRLIAKMEHAGVHQSTVGVVVPTGYSFNLDGTAIYLTMATLFVASATGDPLSFGEQLSLLLFMMIASKGAAGVTGAGLATLAGGLQSHRPDLVDGVGLIVGIDRFMSEARALTNFAGNAVATVLIGTWTHSIDRQKLDAVLAGDDPFDETTMVDDDHGYTPRKDEELDVAR; encoded by the coding sequence ATGACCAGCACCACCCCGCAGGCGCGCACCCGGCGCGACCGCACGCACTACCTCTACATCGCGGTCATCGCCGCGGTGCTCGCCGGCATCGCCGTCGGCTTCGCGGCGCCCGACTTCGCGAAGGAGCTCAAGCCGCTCGGCGAGGGCTTCGTCAAGCTGATCAAGATGATGATCGGCCCCGTCATCTTCTGCACCATCGTGCTCGGCGTCGGCTCGGTCCGCAGCGCCGCGCAGGTGGGCAAGGTCGGCGGCATGGCGCTCGGCTACTTCATCACGATGTCGACGTTCGCCCTGGCCATCGGCCTGGCCGTCGGCAACATCCTGCACCCGGGCGAGGGCCTGCAGATCACCCCGGAGGGCGCGGCGAAGGCGGCCGAGTCCGCGGGTGGTGAGAAGCAGACGACCGCCGAGTTCATCCTGCACATGATCCCCGACACGATGGTCTCCTCCCTCACGTCCGGCGACGTGCTGCAGGCGCTGTTCGTCGCCCTGCTCGTCGGCTTCGCGCTGCAGGCCATGGGTCGCGCCGGCGAGCCGATCCTCGTCGGCGTCGGCTACCTGCAGAAGCTCGTCTTCCGCGTGCTCGCCATGATCATGTGGCTGGCCCCCATCGGCGCCTTCGGCGCGATCGCCGCCGTGGTCGGCGAGACCGGCATGGACGCCCTGCGCAGCCTCGCCGTCCTCATGGTCGGCTTCTACATCACGTGCTTCCTGTTCGTCTTCGGCATCCTCGGCGCGCTGCTCAAGGCCGTCACCGGCATCAACATCTTCAGCCTGCTGAAGTACCTGGGTCGTGAGTTCCTGCTCATCGTGTCGACGTCGTCGTCGGAGTCGGCCCTGCCGCGCCTCATCGCCAAGATGGAGCACGCGGGCGTGCACCAGTCGACCGTCGGCGTCGTGGTGCCGACCGGCTACTCCTTCAACCTCGACGGCACGGCAATCTACCTGACGATGGCGACCCTGTTCGTCGCGTCGGCCACCGGCGACCCGCTGAGCTTCGGCGAGCAGCTCTCCCTGCTGCTGTTCATGATGATCGCCTCCAAGGGTGCGGCAGGCGTGACCGGTGCCGGTCTCGCGACGCTGGCCGGCGGCCTGCAGTCGCACCGCCCCGACCTCGTCGACGGCGTCGGTCTCATCGTCGGCATCGACCGCTTCATGTCCGAGGCGCGTGCGCTGACGAACTTCGCCGGCAACGCGGTCGCGACGGTGCTCATCGGCACCTGGACCCACTCGATCGACCGGCAGAAGCTCGACGCCGTCCTGGCCGGCGACGACCCGTTCGACGAGACGACGATGGTCGACGACGACCACGGCTACACGCCCCGCAAGGACGAGGAGCTCGACGTCGCACGCTGA
- a CDS encoding sensor histidine kinase, which produces MPRPSSVARQILLWQVVVVCVLVLGGVAAAWFDARADATASARQRALDLAVAVADSPTVREAVRTTDPSTTLQPFAEQVRRDSGTDFVVIMSRDGIRYSHPDPANIGKRFLGSITQAQAGRTYSEEYVGTLGPSVRAVVPVRAGAGDDDVVALVSVGIRTAKQRDEVVDALPRILGAAALAALVGILGAWLIHRRLRRQTHGLGEQEITRMYEYYDAVLRAVREGLVLVDSGGRVSLVNREAERLLDVEASRAVGRDVAELGLEPTLTDAVRAGGPLSDVVVALADRVLIVNAARARWEGRDVGTVLTVRDRTELQGVTAELDTVRSLADSLRSQSHETANRLHTMVSLVEMGRTQEAVEFATHEMRLAQGLTDQMVAAVEEPVVSALLLGKSAQAHERGVRLDVDPGSAVTGLPLGPHDAVTVLGNLLDNAIDAAQGTADATVAVHLHASDTHLDVVVEDSGPGIPEDAREQVFERGWSTKVDDRLHGRGLGLALVGQVVRRHGGSVRVGSGALGGAMVEVEIGEDA; this is translated from the coding sequence GTGCCCCGCCCGTCGTCCGTCGCGCGCCAGATCCTGCTCTGGCAGGTCGTCGTCGTGTGCGTGCTGGTGCTCGGTGGCGTGGCCGCCGCCTGGTTCGACGCCCGCGCCGACGCGACGGCCTCGGCACGCCAGCGCGCGCTCGACCTCGCGGTCGCGGTCGCCGACTCCCCGACGGTGCGCGAGGCCGTCCGCACGACGGACCCGTCGACGACGCTCCAGCCGTTCGCCGAGCAGGTGCGTCGCGACAGCGGCACCGACTTCGTCGTCATCATGTCGCGCGACGGCATCCGCTACTCCCACCCCGACCCGGCCAACATCGGCAAGCGCTTCCTCGGGTCGATCACCCAGGCCCAGGCGGGCCGGACGTACAGCGAGGAGTACGTCGGCACGCTCGGACCGTCGGTGCGGGCCGTCGTGCCGGTGCGCGCGGGGGCCGGCGACGACGACGTCGTGGCGCTCGTGTCGGTCGGGATCCGCACGGCGAAGCAGCGCGACGAGGTCGTCGACGCGCTCCCCCGGATCCTCGGCGCCGCCGCGCTGGCCGCGCTCGTGGGCATCCTCGGCGCGTGGCTCATCCACCGGCGCCTGCGCCGCCAGACGCACGGGCTCGGCGAGCAGGAGATCACCCGCATGTACGAGTACTACGACGCGGTGCTGCGGGCGGTGCGCGAGGGACTCGTGCTGGTCGACTCCGGCGGCCGGGTGAGCCTCGTGAACCGCGAGGCCGAGCGTCTGCTCGACGTGGAGGCGTCGCGGGCGGTAGGCCGCGACGTCGCGGAGCTCGGCCTGGAACCCACGCTGACCGACGCGGTGCGCGCGGGCGGACCGCTCTCCGACGTCGTGGTGGCGCTCGCCGACCGCGTGCTCATCGTCAACGCGGCGCGCGCCCGCTGGGAGGGTCGCGACGTCGGCACGGTGCTCACGGTGCGCGACCGCACGGAGCTGCAGGGCGTGACGGCCGAGCTCGACACCGTGCGCAGCCTGGCCGACTCGCTGCGGTCGCAGAGCCACGAGACGGCGAACCGGCTGCACACGATGGTCTCCCTCGTCGAGATGGGCCGCACGCAGGAGGCGGTCGAGTTCGCGACGCACGAGATGCGCCTGGCGCAGGGGCTGACCGACCAGATGGTGGCTGCGGTCGAGGAGCCCGTGGTGTCGGCGCTGCTGCTGGGCAAGTCGGCGCAGGCGCACGAGCGCGGCGTGCGGCTCGACGTCGACCCGGGCTCCGCCGTCACGGGGCTCCCGCTCGGCCCGCACGACGCGGTGACGGTGCTGGGCAACCTGCTCGACAACGCGATCGACGCGGCGCAGGGCACGGCGGACGCGACCGTGGCGGTGCACCTGCACGCCAGCGACACGCACCTCGATGTCGTGGTCGAGGACTCCGGCCCCGGCATCCCCGAGGACGCGCGCGAGCAGGTCTTCGAGCGGGGCTGGTCGACGAAGGTCGACGACCGTCTGCACGGCCGAGGCCTGGGTCTGGCGCTGGTGGGTCAGGTGGTGCGCCGCCACGGCGGTAGCGTGCGCGTCGGCTCGGGTGCGCTCGGCGGGGCCATGGTCGAGGTGGAGATCGGGGAGGACGCGTGA
- a CDS encoding response regulator codes for MIRTLVVEDERVAAQAHAQYVRDVPGFELVAVAMSAQDAARVLREEPVDLVLLDMHLPDGHGLQLLRRLRAAGSRVDVIAVTSARDAEVVRDAVAQGVVGYLIKPFAFGALRERLLAYRTFHEGLQGSDDLDQIAVDRMLESLRHTSRPALPKGLGAETLEQVRAVLAEHGPSSASEVGEHLGSSRVTARRYLEHLAETGEVARVTRLGRAGRPEVEYRPGRS; via the coding sequence GTGATCCGCACGCTGGTCGTCGAGGACGAGAGGGTCGCGGCGCAGGCGCACGCGCAGTACGTGCGCGACGTGCCGGGCTTCGAGCTCGTCGCCGTCGCGATGTCGGCGCAGGACGCGGCGCGGGTGCTGCGGGAGGAGCCGGTCGACCTGGTGCTGCTCGACATGCACCTGCCCGACGGTCACGGCCTGCAGCTGCTGCGCCGGCTGAGGGCGGCCGGCAGCCGGGTCGACGTGATCGCCGTGACGTCGGCGCGCGACGCGGAGGTGGTGCGCGACGCGGTGGCGCAGGGCGTGGTCGGCTACCTCATCAAGCCCTTCGCGTTCGGCGCGCTGCGCGAGCGGCTGCTCGCCTACCGGACCTTCCACGAGGGCCTGCAGGGCTCGGACGACCTCGACCAGATTGCGGTCGACCGGATGCTCGAGTCGCTGCGGCACACGTCCCGACCCGCCCTGCCGAAGGGGCTGGGCGCGGAGACGCTGGAGCAGGTACGCGCGGTCCTGGCCGAGCACGGTCCGTCGTCGGCGAGCGAGGTCGGCGAGCACCTGGGCTCGTCACGGGTGACGGCGCGCCGCTACCTGGAGCACCTCGCCGAGACCGGCGAGGTCGCGCGGGTCACGCGCCTGGGTCGGGCTGGTCGTCCTGAGGTCGAGTACCGGCCGGGGCGCAGCTAG
- a CDS encoding DUF501 domain-containing protein, which produces MTDPSPSDLQIVAEQLGRPARGVLGIAARCPSGHPNVVRTEPRLPDGTPFPTLYYVTCPRLAGAIGTLEASGLMAEMSERLTHDADLADHYARAHAEYLAEREAVAHVPEIDGISAGGMPTRVKCLHVLVGHALAKGPGVNPLGDEAVELLGDYWGSSSCAPAGTRPQDDQPDPGA; this is translated from the coding sequence GTGACTGACCCGAGCCCGAGCGACCTGCAGATCGTCGCCGAGCAGCTCGGGCGGCCCGCCCGCGGTGTCCTCGGCATCGCCGCGCGCTGCCCGTCCGGCCACCCCAACGTGGTGCGCACCGAGCCGCGGCTGCCCGACGGCACGCCGTTCCCGACGCTCTACTACGTGACCTGCCCGAGGCTCGCCGGCGCCATCGGCACCCTCGAGGCGTCCGGCCTGATGGCCGAGATGAGCGAGCGGCTCACCCACGACGCCGACCTCGCCGACCACTACGCACGGGCCCATGCCGAGTACCTCGCCGAGCGGGAGGCCGTCGCCCACGTGCCCGAGATCGACGGCATCAGCGCCGGCGGCATGCCCACGCGGGTCAAGTGCCTGCACGTGCTCGTCGGCCACGCCCTCGCCAAGGGCCCTGGCGTCAACCCGCTCGGCGACGAGGCCGTCGAGCTGCTCGGCGACTACTGGGGCAGCTCTAGCTGCGCCCCGGCCGGTACTCGACCTCAGGACGACCAGCCCGACCCAGGCGCGTGA
- a CDS encoding FtsB family cell division protein, with translation MAGSRGPGRPTPRTRRPAGRPSGAAGASRPGPTRPRSGTTTARGVGSRFTTRAVLLLAVLLLLLASYTSALHAWWQQRGEVQQLKAEIATRQASIEDLGDTKARWNDDAYVRQQARERFGWVMPGEVGYRVIGADGTVEGDAPRLDDPPDPTQKQWYDTLWGSVEASGRTSSAQQPVPDPDEVLKNRD, from the coding sequence ATGGCCGGCTCCCGCGGACCCGGACGACCCACCCCCAGGACACGACGTCCTGCGGGGCGGCCGTCCGGTGCCGCGGGGGCCAGCCGCCCCGGCCCGACCCGACCCCGGTCGGGCACGACCACCGCCCGCGGCGTCGGGTCGCGGTTCACCACCCGCGCTGTCCTGCTGCTCGCGGTGCTGCTCCTGCTGCTCGCGTCGTACACGTCGGCGCTGCACGCGTGGTGGCAGCAGCGCGGCGAGGTGCAGCAGCTGAAGGCCGAGATCGCCACCCGGCAGGCGTCCATCGAGGACCTCGGCGACACCAAGGCGCGCTGGAACGACGACGCCTACGTCCGCCAGCAGGCGCGTGAACGGTTCGGCTGGGTCATGCCCGGCGAGGTCGGCTACCGCGTCATCGGCGCCGACGGCACCGTCGAGGGCGACGCGCCCCGGCTCGACGACCCGCCGGACCCCACCCAGAAGCAGTGGTACGACACGCTGTGGGGCAGCGTCGAGGCGTCCGGACGCACCTCGTCGGCCCAGCAGCCCGTCCCCGACCCCGACGAGGTGCTGAAGAACCGTGACTGA
- the eno gene encoding phosphopyruvate hydratase: MASIEAVGAREILDSRGNPTVEVEVALDDGTIGRAAVPSGASTGQFEAVELRDGGDRYLGKGVRKAVEAVNTTIAAEIVGFDADDQRAVDAAMIALDGTPNKAKLGANAILGVSLALSKAAADSAGLPLFRYVGGPNAHVLPVPMMNILNGGAHADSNVDVQEFMIAPIGAPTFAEALRQGTEVYHALKSVLKKDGLSTGLGDEGGFAPSLPSNRAALDLIATAVEKTGLTLGTDIALALDVASSEFFENGSYTFEAAPKTSGEMADYYAELVAAYPIVSIEDPLDEEDWDGWVALTERIGDQVQLVGDDLFVTNVERLTRGLEQGAANAMLVKVNQIGSLTETLDAVELAHRHGFSNMMSHRSGETEDVTIADLAVATNCGQIKTGAPARSDRVAKYNQLLRIEEALGSAAVYAGASAFPRLAL; this comes from the coding sequence ATGGCCAGCATCGAAGCCGTCGGAGCACGCGAGATCCTCGACTCGCGCGGCAACCCCACCGTCGAGGTCGAGGTCGCCCTCGACGACGGGACCATCGGACGCGCCGCCGTCCCCTCCGGTGCCTCCACCGGCCAGTTCGAGGCCGTCGAGCTGCGTGACGGTGGCGACCGCTACCTCGGCAAGGGCGTCCGCAAGGCCGTCGAGGCCGTCAACACGACCATCGCCGCCGAGATCGTCGGCTTCGACGCCGACGACCAGCGCGCCGTCGACGCCGCCATGATCGCCCTCGACGGCACGCCCAACAAGGCGAAGCTCGGCGCCAACGCCATCCTCGGCGTCTCCCTCGCGCTCTCCAAGGCCGCCGCCGACTCCGCCGGCCTCCCGCTGTTCCGCTACGTCGGCGGCCCCAACGCCCACGTGCTGCCCGTCCCGATGATGAACATCCTGAACGGTGGCGCCCACGCCGACTCCAACGTCGACGTCCAGGAGTTCATGATCGCGCCGATCGGCGCGCCCACGTTCGCCGAGGCGCTGCGCCAGGGCACCGAGGTCTACCACGCGCTCAAGTCGGTCCTGAAGAAGGACGGCCTGTCGACCGGCCTCGGCGACGAGGGCGGTTTCGCCCCGAGCCTGCCGTCCAACCGCGCCGCGCTCGACCTCATCGCCACGGCCGTCGAGAAGACCGGCCTCACGCTCGGCACGGACATCGCGCTCGCGCTCGACGTCGCCAGCTCGGAGTTCTTCGAGAACGGCAGCTACACCTTCGAGGCCGCGCCCAAGACCTCCGGGGAGATGGCCGACTACTACGCCGAGCTCGTCGCCGCCTACCCGATCGTGTCCATCGAGGACCCGCTCGACGAGGAGGACTGGGACGGCTGGGTCGCGCTCACCGAGCGCATCGGCGACCAGGTCCAGCTCGTCGGCGACGACCTGTTCGTCACCAACGTCGAGCGGCTCACGCGTGGCCTCGAGCAGGGCGCCGCGAACGCGATGCTCGTCAAGGTGAACCAGATCGGCTCGCTCACCGAGACGCTCGACGCTGTCGAGCTCGCCCACCGCCACGGCTTCAGCAACATGATGAGCCACCGCTCGGGCGAGACCGAGGACGTCACGATCGCCGACCTCGCCGTCGCCACCAACTGCGGCCAGATCAAGACCGGCGCCCCCGCCCGCTCCGACCGGGTCGCCAAGTACAACCAGCTCCTGCGCATCGAGGAGGCCCTCGGGTCCGCCGCGGTGTACGCCGGCGCGTCGGCCTTCCCGCGCCTCGCGCTCTGA